The segment TTATTAACAACTTTTTATAGGTTTATGTCAGGAAAAAAAGATGAAAAAAACAAATAAATTTTAAAAATAAAACATTTACTTTTAATTAATGTTTGATATTTGAATCTAAATTAATATGCAAAAAGAAGAGCTTTGAATAATTTGTTCAAAAACGAAATATATCAATCAAAATACAAGTCAGTTTTCCTGAAATTGGGAACCCATACCGTTTGGGCCTTAATAGCCTTAATAGTTATTGGAGGCGCTACTAGGGTAATGGAGGCAGGTCTTGCTTGCCCTGATTGGCCTTTATGTTATGGGACTTTGCTACCTCTTAATCATATGAATTTAAGAGTTTTTCTAGAATGGTTCCATCGTTTGGATGCTTTCCTTGTAGGGCTGTTAATTCTTTCTGAATTCATACTTTCAATAGTTTGGAGAAAAGATCTTCCAAATTGGTTACCAAAAACTTATTCATTATTAGTCTTCTTAGTAATTGTTCAAGGCTCTATTGGGGCATTTACAGTAATTAATTTACTTAATTCCTACTCAGTAACTGCTCATCTTTTGACAGCTTTTTTACTCCTGATAACAACAATAACTATCAATCAGAATCTAGAAAATAATGGGGTTAATAAATCATTGACTTGGTGGAAGATATTATTATTTCTCCCCCTAATACTCACTTTGGTTCAATCTTTTATTGGAGTAAGGCTTTCATCAACTTGGTCTTCACATCTCTGCTTATCTTTTAATAAACAATGTTTAATTTTAGATACTCATAAATTATTTGCTATCCCAATTTCTATTTCTATTTTATTTATTTTTGCTATCTCAATATATAAACAAGATTTGTTCCAGAATAATTGGAGATACCTTTGCTCACTTTTTTTGCTTTTGATTTTCCAAGTTGTTCTAGGAGTATTAAGCCTTAGAACTAATTTAAGTGAACCTCTTTTTGTTATTGGTCATCAACTTAATGCTTCTTTGTTAATTGCGACCCTAACATCATTGATTTTTAGAAATCCTTACCAAAATAAAAAAATCAATCAACCATTTAATTCAGTAATAGTAGGTTTAAAATCATGAAAAGTAATTTAGAAAACTTAAATTTCCAGACTTCAATTCGTGAACAAGTTGTACCTTCAAGAAAAAAAGTAAAACTACCTGCGTGGCTTGAAGTTGCCAAGCCTAGGTTGATTCCATTATTACTGGCTACAACTTTAGGAGGAATGGCATTAACGGAAGAATGGCCTTTATCCTCTCCTAAGCTTATATGTACATTAGGAGGAGGTGCCTTGGCAGCTGCGGCAGCTGGAGCGCTTAATTGTTTGTGGGAAATGGACCTAGATAAGAGGATGAAAAGGACAAGTGATAGAGCTTTACCATCAGGTAAATTATCATTTAATACTGTTTTTTTAGGTGCAGTATCTTGTACATTGGCAGCTGCAATGCTTTTGATAAGTGGGGTAAATTATTTAGCTGCTGGTTTAACATTGTTGGGATTATGTAGTTATGTAATTTTATATACGATAATTCTTAAACCAAGAACAACTCAAAATATTGTTTTTGGTGGTGTTGCAGGAGCCATACCTCCTTTAGTAGGAGCTTCGGCAGCCACCGGTCATGTAGGACTTAGTGGTTGGTGGTTATTTAGTTTGGTAATGCTTTGGACCCCAGCTCATTTTTGGGCTCTTGCAATTTTATTAAAAGATGATTATGCGTCTGTAGGTATACCTATGCTCCCTTCCGTTAAGGGTTCAGAGTTTACCGTCAAAGCTATTTCTCGCTACGGATGGGCAACTGTTTTTATGAGTATTCTTGGAGTTTTTGCTTTACCTGAGGGAGGAATCCTTTATCTAATAATGCTTTTACCTTTTAATGGAAGACTTTTACAATTAATAAATAGATTGAAAAGTTCACCAGACGATTTAGAAAAAGCTAAAGGATTATTCAGATGGTCAATACTTTATATGTTTGGTATTTGTCTGTTGCTATTGATTTCAAGAACTCAACTTTCTGTGGATTTTGAACATCAGTCTATGCAAATGTTCTTATCATTAAAGGCATACTTTAATTATTAGATTGATGTAAAGTATTAGAGGATAAATTTTAGTTTGATGAATTATATACAAATTAAGGATCTTTCAAAATCATATTCTGATATTAAGGCATTAAAAAATTTATCAATGGAAATTAATGCAGGTACATTATTTGGAATCTTAGGTCCAAATGGTGCAGGTAAGTCTACTCTCATAAAAATACTAGCTACTTTAGTAGAACCAGATGGTGGTGAGGTTTTTGTAAATAATATCAATTTAATTAAAAATCCAAGAAAAATTAGAGAATTAATTGGTTATGTGGCTCAAGATATTGCTCTCGATAAAATCCTTACAGGGCGAGAGTTATTAGATTTTCAGTCGGATTTATATCATATGAATAAAAAGGAAAAATACGAAAGAATAAAATTATTAATAAATCAATTAGAGATGAATGATTGGATTGATAGAAAATGCGGAACATATTCAGGAGGAATGAAAAGAAGAATAGATTTGGCTGCAGGCCTTTTACATTTGCCCAAAGTTTTAATATTAGATGAACCAACGGTAGGTTTGGATATTGAAAGTAGAAATATAATTTGGCAACTTTTGAAAGATTTGAAGAATGATGGCATGACTATTATTTTGAGTAGTCATTATCTTGATGAAATAGATAAATTAGCCGATAGTTTGGTAATAATTGATGATGGTAAAGTTATAGCTCAAGGAACACCTGCTCAACTTAAAAATAAATTAGGAGGAGATAGAATAACTTTAAAAGTAAGAGAATTTAGTAATCATGAAGAGTCTAAAAAAATTAGTGAAATTTTATCCTCAATCAATGGAATCAGCCAGATTATCATAAATAAGGCTCAAGGTTATGCAATTAATTTTGTAGTAGATAAGGAAAAGGATTTGCTCACAAAACTAAAAGTAGAATTAGCTTTTTCAAAGTTTGAAATTTTTTCTCTTGCTCAAAGTCAACCTAGCTTAGATGATGTATATCTACAGGCGACTGGCAAAACATTATTAGATGCTGAAATTTCTATGACTGGGAAAAGAGATCTAAAAAAAGAATCGAAGCAATCAATGAGATAAAATAATAAATTTTTTGATAATTAATTATAATAATGATTAAAAGTTCTTAAATAATGGAATTAAAACAATATAATTTATTTTTTTTATATCAAGAAACTGTTGCTTTAACCAAAAGATTATTTATCCAATTAAAAAGAAGACCTTCTACTCTTTTAGCGGGCATATTGCAACCTATAATTTGGCTCTTTTTATTTGGAGCTCTTTTCTCAAAAGCTCCTGAAGGTTTTCTACCAGGAGTTGATTCTTATGGGAATTTTTTGGGAGCAGGACTAATTGTTTTTACTGCTTTTAGTGGAGCGTTGAATTCAGGCTTGCCTTTAATGTTTGATAGAGAGTTTGGCTTTTTAAATAGGTTACTTGTTGCACCTCTAGCGAGTAGATTGTCTATTGTTTTATCCTCATTCTTTTACATAACTATTCTGAGTTTTGTTCAAAGTATTGTGATAATGATTGTTTCATTTGTTTTGGGTTATGGATGGCCTGACTTTTATGGGTTAGGAATTGTTTTTACAACATTAATATTATTAGTACTCTTTGTGACATCAATAAGCCTCTGTTTGGCTTTTATTTTACCTGGTCATATTGAATTAATTGCTCTTATATTTGTAATAAATTTGCCTCTTCTTTTTGCAAGTACTGCGTTAGCACCCATTTCTTTTATGCCAAATTGGTTAGGGTGGCTAGCCTCCTTAAATCCATTAACTTTTGCGATTGAACCTATCAGGATTGCTTATACTCAAACTATCAATTTAGATGTGGTAGCTTTACACGCACCATATGGTGACTTAACTTGTAAGAGTTGTATCTCAATTTTATTTTCTCTAACAGTTTTTTCCTTAATTATTATAAGACCACTGTTAAATAGAAAATTAAATTAATAAATTTATGTTTTTAAAAGATCATCTAAAAGATACTTACCAAAAAGCATCTTTTGATAACAATCATTTGATGTTAGAAAATATAATTAATATATGGGCACATAGGTTTGGACCTGAATCTTTAAATGAACTATTTGTTAAAGATCAAGATCAAGATCAATTAAAATTGATAGAAGAGAATCAGGCAGAGGCAAGTCAGAATCAAATCAATTTGGAATTAATAGAAGATCATCAGTCAGAGGCAAATCAGAATCAAACCAATTTGGAATTAATAGAAGAGCATCAGTCAGAGGTAAATCAGAATCAAATCAATTTGGAATTATTAAAAAATCTTCAATACGAAGAAAAGATAGAATTTAAACCTAAAGAAACAAAAAAATCAAATAATACTGAAATTATTAATAAAGATATTTATGGTTCTTATAAAAATGAAAGTGAATTTAAAGATAAAGAAGAATTGCCATTACCTAATATAAAAAACTTGAGAAAATGGATTAATAACGAGAAAAAAGCCAGCTAAGTTTTTACATCATTCCTGGCATACCCATGCCGCCCATTCCTGGCATACCCATGCCGCCCATTCCTGGCATACCCATTCCACCCATTCCTGGCATACCCATTCCACCCATTCCACCCATTCCACCCATTCCACCCATTCCACCCATTGGATCTGCCCCTGGTCCTCCAGGTGCTGCCTCTGGTTCTGGGATATCAGCAACTGCAACTTCCGTAGTAATTATCATTGCAGCGATTGATACTGAATCTTGAAGAGCTAATCGAATAACTTTAGTAGGATCTAATATTCCTGACTCGTTTAAGTTTTCATATTCCCCATTATTAGCATTAAAACCCTTACCAAGTCTTTTTATATCAGCGATAACAACATCTCCATTAAAACCAGCATTTTTTGCAATTTGTTTTGTAGGTTCTAAAAGTGCGTTTGTAATAATATCTATACCTGTAGTCAAATCATCTGATATTTCTTTACGTGAATTAGAAAGTTCATTTGATATTTCAATTAAGGTTTGTCCTCCCCCTGAAACAACTCCTTCCTCGATAGCAGCTTTTGTAGCATTGAGTGAATCTTCTATTCTTAATTTTTTATATTTCATCTCTGTTTCTGTCGCAGCCCCAACTTTAATAAGAGCTACTCCTCCAGCAAGTTTTGCTATCCTTTCGTTTATCTTATCTTTATCGTATTCCGATTCAGTTATTTCTACTTCCCTTTTTAATTTCTCAACTCTTTCTTGGACAAGGTCTTTGGTATCGTCGAAAGCTACGATTGTTGTTTTATCCTTTGAAATTGTTATTTTTTTAGCTTTTCCAAGATCATTAAGAGTAACTTCTTCTAATTTCATTGATTGATCTTCGCTAATTAATTTAGCTCCTGTAAGAATTGCAATATCTTCCAGGGCAGCTTTTCTCCTTTCTCCAAATGATGGAGCTCGAACAGCCGAAACATTTAATACACCACTATTTTTATTTAATACAAGAGTTGTTAGAGCTTCCCCTTCAATATCTTCAGCTAGAATTAAAAATGGAGAAGCAGATTTTTGAACCTCTTCGAGGATAGGGACCAAGTTGGTTAATGTTGATATCTTTTGGTCAGTGATTAGGATCTTAGGATTTTCAAGTTCACAAATTTGTCTTTCTTGATCTGTTACAAAATAAGGTGAACTATAACCTCTATCAAAAGACATTCCTTCTGTGATGTCTAACTCTGTCTCTAGGGATTGTGATTCTTCTACTGTTATAACCCCATCTGAGGTTACAATATCCATTGCTTTTGAAATTATTGAACCAATATCTTCATCTCCTCCTGCACTTACTGTCGCAACTTTTTTAATATCGGAGCCATTTATTTTGATACTCTTTGATCTTAATTTTTCTAAAACAAAATTTAATCCTTTCTCCATTCCTTTTTTTAGCTCAATAGGACTAGCTCCCGCAGCTATATTTTTTAAACCTTCTTGAACCATTATTTGAGTCAAGATTGTTGCTGTTGTTGTTCCATCACCAGCACTCTCTTTAGTTTTTGATGCTACTTGTTCTATTAATTTTGCCCCTAAATTAGAGATGGGATTGTCAAGGTTGATTTCTTTAGCAACAGTAGATCCATCTCTTACTATGTCTGGAGAACCGAATTTTCTTTCTATTACGACATTCTTTGCCTTTGGACCAATAGTAACTTTAACAGCATTTGCGACAGTATTTATTCCTTTTTCAAGCGCTTCTCTAGATTCGTTCGAAAAGCTTAATTGTTTTGGCATGTTTATTAAATCTTTATATAATTATTCTAATGTCCCATGGAATTATATTTAAGGGATACTTAATTAAGTGGGGAAAGCCGAATTTCTCTTAAATAGCTATCCAAATTAATCAAATTATGAGTATCTTAATGTTATGGATAAAACAGGGAATCTTATTTTTACTTTAACTGCCACACTAGCAGCTGCAATGACTCTTATATATTTTCCTCTTAGATTTTTTTTGACTTTAACTGCTAGAAGTCGAAGATTAAAACTTCTACAAAAGATTAGAAGATTAAGGGATGAGTTGGTTCAACCATATGAAAGTACATAATTAAATACTCATGCCCCCATCAATACTTATTGTTTGTCCTGTTATATAGCTTCCAGCATTACTCGAGACTAAGAATGAAACTAAGTTTGCTATCTGTGAACAACTACCTAGCTTTCCTAATGGTATGGCTTTGATAATCTCTTCGTTATTTAGTTTTTCAGTCATTTCTGTTTCTATAAAACCTGGAGCTATAGCATTAACATTTATCCCTCTTGAAGCAAATTCTTTTGCACAGGTTTTTGTAAAGCCAATAACACCTGCTTTTGCGGCAGAATAATTTGCTTGTCCAGGATTTCCAATTATTCCGACAATAGATGAGATATTAATTATCTTTCCGCTTCTTTTTTTTATCATAAATTTTGAAGCATATTTTGTACAAAGAAAAACCCCTTTTAAGTTTGTATTTAGAACGTCATCCCATTGTTCTGATTTCATTCGCATTAAGAGCCCATCTCTTGTTATGCCAGCATTATTTACAAGAATATCTATAGCACCATTTATCTTTATGATTTCTTCAAAAGCCTTACTAACAGATTCTTCTTTTGAAACATCAAATTTTAATTTATGAACTTTGCCTCCAGACTCTTTAATTAGATTTACAACTTCTTCAGCTTTTTCATCAGACGAAGAATAATTTATTATGACTTTTGCACCTAAATTACTAAGTTCTAAGGCAATTTCTTTACCAATGCCCCTGCTAGCCCCTGTAATTAAAGCAACTTTACCTGTTAAAGATTCTGTATTTGACATTGTGAAATTTTTATAATTTAAAATCGTAGTACTATTTGTGCAAACATATTACTTTTATTTATAATTATCTAGAAAATATAAACTCAAATTATTGTGCATGTACTAATACCCGCGGCAGGCAGTGGTAGCAGAATGAAAGCTGGAAGAAATAAATTACTTATTGAATTAGAAGGGGAATCTCTTATTTTTTGGACTATAAAATCTGTATTATCTGCAAGTTTAGTCAGCTGGGTAGGAATAATTGGGCAGCCGTATGATAAACAAGAATTATTAAAATCAGTAAAAAATTTTTCTAACAAAATCAAATGGATAAATGGTGGAGATACGAGGCAAAAGTCTGTCTTTAATGGTTTAAATTCTCTTCCATCTACTGCTGAGAAAGTTTTAATTCATGATGGTGCTAGATGCTTAGTTGGTCCCGACTTAATAAATAAATGTGCTATGGAATTAGAACAAAATGATGCAGTTATTTTAGCTACCAAGGTTACCGACACAATAAAGATTGTTGATAATAGAGGTTATATTAAGGAAACACCAAATAGACAAAATTTATGGGCAGCTCAAACGCCTCAGGGTTTTTTAGTAAAGAGATTAAGAAAAGCTCATGAAATGGCAATTGAGAAAAATTGGACGGTTACAGATGATGCCTCGCTATTTGAAATGTTAAATTGGCAAGTAAAAATAATTGAGGGAAATTCATCAAATATAAAAATTACATCACCACTAGATCTGAAAATAGCAAAACTATTTTTAAAAGATTTTTAATAAGAAGGGATATGAATAATAAGTTTTCCATCGTCCCCATTTAATGTTGCTTCATAACCTAAAGGGATGCATGCATTACCAGATAAATGTCCAATAGGAAGGTCAAAAAGAATAGGAATATCAAATTCTTGAAGCCTCTCAATTATTAATTTTTTGAGTAAGCCGTTCCATTCAGGTGTACACACTTCATCTGAAAAACTTCCAAAACCAATACCTGAAATACCATTCAATTTGTTTGTCATTCTCAAATAAGTTAACATTCGATCAATTTTATAAATGTCTTCGTTTATGTCCTCAAATATTATTATTTTCCCTTTTAATTCAGGGAAATGATCAGTACCAATTAGAAAAGATGCAATAGTTAGATTAGAAACAACAATTTCTCCTTTTGCGATGCCTTTTTTTAAAGGTAAACCCTTAATATCATCAACATACCCCTCAAAAAGTAAATTTCTTAGTCTTCTTAAACTCCATTCAGGTTCTTTAAAAAGAGTAGTAATCATAGGTCCATGAATCGAGCCAAAAGATCCTTTTGAATATTTTGATAACAAGAGTGAACATGTATCAGAGAAACCAATCATTAACCCATTACCCCAATTTGGATTTTTTTCTAAAAGTCTTGCGGCGCCCCATCCACCTTTAGCAAAAATGATGACTTTCTTATTTTGAGCTTTTTCAAGTTCTTCAAATCTTGTTTGATCATCTCCAGCAAAATACCCAAACTTTCTTGAGAGGATATTATTGTGAACAATCTTCAATCCCCATGTTTTTAAAACATCTATGCCCTTTATAAAATCCTCTTCATTATCTATAAAAGAGCTTGGAGCTAAAATTTGAATCTCATCTCCTTTTTTTAATTTAACTAGCATTCTTTTTATAAGTTATGAGGCGATTATGAATCCCAATAATATTAAGCCTCCATATATAGATTGGTTTTTAAAATGATCACCAATTTTTTTAATGGATTGTTTACTTTCAGGAAATATTTTCAAAATATCTTTTTGCATTAAAAATCCTGTTATTAACCAAATTGGCCAAAAAACAAAATTTAGTTGATTGATGAAAGCACATATTGCAAGAAAACTGGAAGTTAAAAAATAACAAATTTGAATAGTTTTTTTTGTATTGTAAGCAAGGTTAACTGCGGAACTGTTTACTCCAATTTGAATATCATATTTTTTATCAGCCAAAGCATATACAGTATCAAAACCAAAAGTCCAAAAAATCGTAGCGAGCCAGCAAAATAATAAAACAATACTATTTATATTACCTTCGTTCGCAGCCCAAGGTATTACAACTGCAAATCCCCAGCATATAGATAAGATAAATTGCGGATATTTAAACCATCTCTTTGCAGAAGGATAAATTAAAATTAAAGGTAAAGCAAAAAAAGCAAGTGAAAGAGAAAGTAGTCTTCCATTCTCTGGAAGCGACAAAGTTAAAAAGAAACTACATATAATCAAAAATATAAGTATTAAGTATGCCGTTTTAGTACTGATTTTATTTGCAGCAAGAGGTCTGTTTTTGGTCCTTAAGACTTTTTGATCTATTCTTTTATCCCAAATATCATTAGCAACACAACCTAAGCCACTAACTAATAATCCACCGATTAAAATTTTCAACAACATGTAAATGCTTGGATTTGATTCGGGCGTAAGATATAAACTCCATCCAGCGGGAATAAGTAGAATAAGTCTCCCTGTCGGCTTATTCCATCTTAATAATTTAAAAAGGATATTAATTTTAGAATTTTGGTCTTTCTTTATCACAGGATCTTTATTTCATAACTTTAAATAATCTAACTAGAAATTAGGCAAATCTATAATTTAATAATCAATCTTAAGTATATTAATTACTGTATTTAGGATCTCTATTTTTTAGAGAATAAAAATGATACAGAAAAAAAAATTAAGTAATCTGCAAGAAAAAGATATTTCCGTAGCCTCAATTGATATTGGAACCAACTCCACTCATCTCTTAATCGCTGAAATTAATTCAGATCTCAAATCCTTTTCAATAAAATTTACTGATAAATCTACAACACGTCTAGGAGAGAGAGATGAAGAGGGAAATCTTACTGAGGAATCAATTCAAAGAGTTTTAAAGACCCTAAAGCGTTTTCAAGAGTACTGCAAAAGTAATGGTGTTAATCAAATAGTAACTGCTGCAACGAGTGCTGTTAGGGAGGCTCCAAATGGTCGAGACTTTTTAAATAGGGTTCAAAGTGATTTAGATATTCAAATAGAACTTATAAGCGGATCTGAAGAGGCTAGATTAATTTATCTTGGTGTTTTGTCTGGGATGGTTTTGGAAGATAAGTCTTACGTAATTATTGATATAGGTGGAGGTTCCACAGAATTAATACTTGCAGATCAAAAAGACGCAATAGCTCTTACAAGTTCTAGAGTTGGAGCTGTTAGGCTCAAAAATGATTTTTTTCTTGATAGTGAACCCATCAATAGAGAAAGATCTAATTTTTTGAGAACTTTTATTCAAGGCTCCTTAGAACCATCTATTGAAAAAATTAAAAGGAGATTACAAAGAGGAAAGACGGTCTCAATGATTGCTACAAGTGGAACTGCAATTTCACTAGGAAATTTAATTTTATCTGACCTTGGGCAGCCAAAACAAAAGATGCATGGTTATAAATTTAAAAAAGAAAATTTAGAGATTGTCTTGGAAAAATTAATTAAAATGCCAATTTCTGAAATAAAGAAAATTCCTTCACTCAGTGAAAGAAGATCGGAAATAATAATTCCAGGTGCATTAATTTTAAAAACCTCAATGGAGATGTTGAATTTTGATCAGTTGACAATTAGTGAGAGGGCCCTAAGGGAAGGATTAGTAGTTGATTGGATGCTTCGCCAAGGAATAATAAAAAATGAATTTAATATTCAAAGTAATATTAGGAAAACTACCATAGTTCATCAGGCTAGAAAGTTTGGTGTTGATAAAGAAAGATCTGAGAAAGTTACTAATATCGCATTTCAAATCTATGATCAAACTAAAAATATTTTTCATGGAGATACTGATTCAAAAGCAAAAGATCTCCTTTGGGCAGCCTGTAACCTTTATGATTGTGGGAAATATGTAAATATAAGTTCTTATCATAAACATTCTTGGTATTTAATTAAAAACTGCGAATTATTGGGATATTCTCAATCCGAGACAAATATTATTGCTTCAATAGTTAGATATCACAGAAAGACTTTACCAAAAAAAAGACATGAATCTTGGCAAAGTTTAATCTCAAAAGAAGATAAAACATTAGTACTTGAAATGTCTTTAATTTTAAGATTAGCGGCCTCTCTGGATCAAAGACCTGAAAATGTCTTGTCTTCTATAAAAATTAAATTACTAAATAATATTTTTGCAATTGAACTGATACCTTTAAAATCAAATAAAGATCTTCTTCTCGAAAAATGGAGCTTAGAGTTATGTAGTAAGGTGGTTAAAGAATTAAAAAATTTAGAGTTGAAAGTTGTTTAATTTTTATTCATAAGTTCTTCTTTAGGAAGTTGATTTTGGAATGATTCTGAAAAAATATTAAAAATCAAAGATGAAGCTAATAGGCCTAATATTCCTGAAATTAAAATAAAGATAATAACCTTGATAGAATTCTGATTCTTCAAGCTTCTGT is part of the Prochlorococcus marinus subsp. pastoris str. CCMP1986 genome and harbors:
- a CDS encoding Ppx/GppA phosphatase family protein; amino-acid sequence: MIQKKKLSNLQEKDISVASIDIGTNSTHLLIAEINSDLKSFSIKFTDKSTTRLGERDEEGNLTEESIQRVLKTLKRFQEYCKSNGVNQIVTAATSAVREAPNGRDFLNRVQSDLDIQIELISGSEEARLIYLGVLSGMVLEDKSYVIIDIGGGSTELILADQKDAIALTSSRVGAVRLKNDFFLDSEPINRERSNFLRTFIQGSLEPSIEKIKRRLQRGKTVSMIATSGTAISLGNLILSDLGQPKQKMHGYKFKKENLEIVLEKLIKMPISEIKKIPSLSERRSEIIIPGALILKTSMEMLNFDQLTISERALREGLVVDWMLRQGIIKNEFNIQSNIRKTTIVHQARKFGVDKERSEKVTNIAFQIYDQTKNIFHGDTDSKAKDLLWAACNLYDCGKYVNISSYHKHSWYLIKNCELLGYSQSETNIIASIVRYHRKTLPKKRHESWQSLISKEDKTLVLEMSLILRLAASLDQRPENVLSSIKIKLLNNIFAIELIPLKSNKDLLLEKWSLELCSKVVKELKNLELKVV